The Montipora capricornis isolate CH-2021 chromosome 3, ASM3666992v2, whole genome shotgun sequence genome window below encodes:
- the LOC138043743 gene encoding short-chain dehydrogenase/reductase family 9C member 7-like, with translation MDFGDLNSLPSLLVLIFIAFLAIYLVTCLFGRKKIDIKGKYVLITGCDTGFGRATAIKLDEMGACVLATCLTKEGEQSLKSETSDKLKTFQMDVTNSKQIKDVYEEIKKAISPDGLWGLVNNAGILCLAPIEWSPLEDFKRTADVNIWGMIDVTKTFLPLLKMSKGRVVNLGSMAGRISVPLYASYCVSKYGVEAFSDALRQEMQPWGMKVIVLEPGFFATKLSAPEALERDLRKGWDYINKDLKKDYGEGYLKRAIQKVTNYRALSDNSEVVNAIVKGLTSPSPSDRYIVGLDARYMLIPLGSLPAFIADFIFRVLFRPPQARAG, from the exons ATGGATTTCGGAGATTTAAATTCCCTCCCATCCTTGTTGGTGTTGATATTTATTGCTTTTCTTGCAATTTATCTGGTCACCTGTTTGTTTGGGAGGAAGAAAATCGATATAAAAGGAAAGTATGTTCTGATTACGGGCTGCGACACGGGCTTCGGTCGCGCGACAGCGATTAAGTTGGATGAAATGGGAGCTTGTGTGCTGGCAACTTGTCTGACAAAAGAAGGAGAACAGAGTTTGAAGTCAGAGACGAGCGACAAGCTGAAAACATTCCAAATGGATGTGACAAATTCCAAGCAGATTAAAGATGTCTATGAAGAAATCAAGAAAGCAATTTCACCTG ATGGATTATGGGGCCTCGTAAACAATGCAGGCATTTTGTGTTTAGCACCAATTGAGTGGTCCCCACTGGAAGACTTTAAGCGAACAGCAGATGTCAATATATGGGGAATGATTGATGTCACTAAGACCTTTCTCCCACTGTTAAAGATGTCCAAGGGGCGAGTGGTGAATCTGGGAAGTATGGCAG GAAGGATTTCAGTTCCACTTTATGCTTCGTATTGCGTGTCAAAATATGGTGTGGAGGCATTCTCTGATGCTCTACGGCAGGAGATGCAACCCTGGGGAATGAAAGTCATTGTGCTGGAGCCAGGTTTCTTTGCCACCAAACTCTCTGCTCCTGAAGCTCTGGAGAGAGACTTAAGGAAGGGATGGGACTACATAAACAAGGACCTGAAAAAGGACTATGGAGAGGGGTATTTAAAGAGAG cAATACAGAAAGTGACAAATTACCGTGCCCTTTCTGATAACAGCGAAGTTGTAAATGCAATAGTAAAGGGCCTGACTTCGCCCTCTCCATCTGATCGCTATATAGTTGGCCTAGATGCTCGCTATATGCTCATACCTCTGGGATCTTTGCCAGCATTTATTGCTGACTTCATCTTCCGTGTGCTGTTCAGACCTCCACAAGCACGTGCTGGCTAG